In Pedobacter heparinus DSM 2366, the following are encoded in one genomic region:
- a CDS encoding rhomboid family intramembrane serine protease, with amino-acid sequence MNNIHIPPVVKNLLIINVIFYAAMFMFRDGQGNYLLVEKLSVFYFDSPHFKIWQPITYMFMHSPGTFMHIFFNMFAVFMFGGVLEARWGAKRFLNFYLITGLGALGLQWAVQAFEVHQIVGTAIPGEALFQMKNFTQAQAETLMGIYNGPMLGASGAVFGLLVAFGMLYPNTELYIMFIPIPIKAKYIIPVYIIFELTMGVAQVQGDSVAHYAHLGGALIGFILVKLWGDKNNDRFYTYYE; translated from the coding sequence ATGAACAACATCCATATACCTCCTGTAGTAAAGAACCTGCTGATTATAAATGTAATTTTTTATGCGGCTATGTTCATGTTCAGAGATGGACAGGGTAATTATTTACTTGTAGAAAAACTCTCTGTATTTTACTTTGATTCGCCCCATTTTAAAATCTGGCAGCCCATTACCTATATGTTTATGCATAGCCCCGGAACTTTTATGCATATCTTTTTTAACATGTTTGCCGTTTTTATGTTTGGAGGGGTACTGGAAGCCAGGTGGGGGGCAAAGCGGTTTTTGAACTTTTACCTGATCACTGGTCTTGGTGCATTGGGCCTGCAATGGGCAGTACAAGCTTTTGAAGTGCACCAGATTGTTGGTACTGCCATTCCCGGAGAGGCGCTTTTCCAGATGAAAAATTTTACACAGGCACAGGCAGAAACATTAATGGGCATTTACAACGGCCCAATGTTGGGTGCATCCGGAGCCGTATTTGGTTTGCTGGTGGCATTTGGGATGTTATATCCAAATACCGAGCTCTATATTATGTTTATTCCCATTCCGATAAAAGCCAAATACATTATCCCGGTATACATCATTTTTGAGCTTACCATGGGTGTAGCACAGGTACAGGGCGACTCGGTAGCACACTATGCCCATTTGGGGGGTGCATTAATTGGCTTTATTTTGGTTAAGCTTTGGGGAGATAAAAATAACGATAGATTTTATACCTACTATGAATAA
- a CDS encoding rhomboid family intramembrane serine protease, translated as MNNNLFKDLKYKVFQSGNPVYFYIGINVIIFVAFALINIPFFLSGNGGGIYSGWIREYAGFPADLAKLPVRFYAILTYQFFHDGLLHILFNMLWLFWMGRIFLDFLKPRQFHFVYLAGGFAGALLYLLAYNIFPVFATALPQATIIGSSASVMAVIVAAATLVPDYSIRLLFLGDVKLKYLALAYIVLDLIGMATTDAGGSFAHLGGAVLGFTYIKLLRKGTDWSSLFKRKPKLKVVRNEFAKQGAKKADAVNQEEIDRILDKISKSGYDKLNKEEKETLFKASKH; from the coding sequence ATGAATAATAACCTGTTTAAAGATTTAAAGTATAAGGTATTCCAGTCCGGCAATCCTGTATACTTTTATATAGGCATCAATGTCATTATTTTTGTGGCATTTGCGCTGATCAATATCCCTTTCTTTCTTTCTGGAAATGGTGGTGGCATTTACAGCGGATGGATCAGGGAATATGCAGGCTTTCCGGCCGATTTGGCCAAACTGCCAGTTCGGTTTTACGCCATTTTAACCTACCAGTTTTTTCATGATGGCCTGCTGCACATTTTATTTAATATGTTGTGGCTGTTCTGGATGGGAAGAATTTTTCTAGACTTTTTAAAGCCACGTCAGTTTCATTTTGTATACCTGGCAGGTGGTTTTGCCGGGGCATTGCTGTATTTGCTGGCCTACAATATTTTTCCTGTATTTGCAACTGCTTTGCCGCAGGCCACAATTATAGGATCCTCAGCTTCAGTAATGGCCGTTATAGTGGCAGCCGCTACCTTAGTGCCCGATTACAGCATCAGGCTGCTTTTTTTAGGTGATGTAAAATTGAAGTATCTTGCATTGGCATATATCGTATTGGACCTGATTGGGATGGCAACTACAGATGCGGGCGGAAGCTTTGCCCATCTTGGCGGTGCTGTATTGGGTTTTACGTATATTAAACTGTTGAGAAAGGGGACAGACTGGAGCAGCCTGTTTAAACGTAAACCAAAATTAAAAGTGGTTAGAAATGAGTTTGCAAAACAGGGTGCTAAAAAGGCAGATGCCGTAAACCAGGAAGAGATAGACAGAATATTGGATAAAATCTCAAAATCTGGTTACGATAAACTAAATAAGGAAGAAAAGGAAACTTTATTCAAGGCGAGTAAACATTAA
- a CDS encoding endonuclease/exonuclease/phosphatase family protein has translation MKRSKPTFIDKLVRLGAIGLATALALGILAGNIDPRSFQLIAFFGLAYPYVLLLNIIMIAWWCIRRRWLFAATTLVLILLGWHSLTTTFGFIGEKGLGPKADPGLIRMMTYNVHSFKPYGEGNIESVKQQMLDLIENENPDIICFQEYFTRKKGPYDITDSLKRILNKPYHYFEPISQNDYEATGLAIFSKYPIKNKGTIAFNKVYRGNSSIYVDVTVKNKMFRIYNVHMQSISFQEQDYMYLDQVKYQMDPKLYASKRILVMLRNAFLKRSEQVDIMKAHIKTCELPFIIAGDFNDTPASYAVKQMTKSLKNTFKEQGTGFGKTYNGKFPNFQIDYIATTQNFDVMNYRIIEAKLSDHFPVRSDLRLNP, from the coding sequence ATGAAGCGTTCAAAACCAACATTTATAGATAAGTTAGTCCGATTAGGGGCTATAGGGTTGGCCACTGCACTTGCGCTGGGGATTTTGGCAGGTAATATAGATCCGCGCAGTTTTCAACTGATCGCTTTTTTTGGACTGGCCTATCCTTATGTCCTTTTGCTCAATATAATAATGATTGCATGGTGGTGCATTCGGAGAAGGTGGCTGTTCGCCGCCACTACACTTGTCCTCATTTTGCTGGGCTGGCATTCATTGACCACTACTTTTGGATTTATTGGTGAAAAAGGGCTCGGTCCCAAGGCAGATCCGGGACTGATCCGTATGATGACCTATAATGTGCATAGTTTTAAGCCTTATGGAGAGGGAAACATTGAATCTGTAAAGCAGCAGATGTTAGATCTGATAGAAAACGAGAATCCGGATATCATCTGTTTTCAGGAGTATTTTACCCGTAAGAAAGGCCCGTATGACATTACAGACAGTCTGAAAAGGATATTAAACAAACCCTATCATTATTTTGAACCCATTTCTCAAAATGATTATGAAGCTACCGGGCTGGCCATTTTTTCCAAATATCCTATTAAAAATAAAGGTACCATAGCTTTTAATAAAGTTTACCGGGGCAATAGCAGTATTTATGTTGATGTTACAGTTAAAAATAAAATGTTCAGGATTTATAATGTCCACATGCAGTCTATATCCTTTCAGGAACAGGACTATATGTACCTGGACCAGGTAAAGTACCAGATGGATCCTAAACTTTATGCCTCAAAAAGAATCCTGGTAATGTTAAGAAACGCCTTTTTGAAGCGCAGTGAACAGGTGGACATCATGAAGGCTCATATAAAAACCTGTGAACTGCCTTTCATTATTGCCGGTGATTTTAACGATACCCCTGCATCTTACGCCGTAAAGCAAATGACAAAATCATTAAAAAATACTTTTAAAGAACAGGGAACCGGCTTTGGGAAAACTTATAATGGTAAATTTCCAAACTTCCAGATCGATTATATTGCCACTACACAAAACTTTGATGTGATGAACTACCGCATCATTGAAGCTAAATTATCAGATCACTTCCCTGTTCGCAGCGACCTTAGATTAAACCCCTAA